From Camelus dromedarius isolate mCamDro1 chromosome X, mCamDro1.pat, whole genome shotgun sequence, one genomic window encodes:
- the LOC116150984 gene encoding LOW QUALITY PROTEIN: olfactory receptor 1468 (The sequence of the model RefSeq protein was modified relative to this genomic sequence to represent the inferred CDS: inserted 1 base in 1 codon), whose protein sequence is MHQGNQTISEFFLLGLVVASEQQQLIFMLFLCMYLVTMVGNLFIILAIINDVHLHSPMYFFLANLSFTDICFTTTTILKMLADIQSQSPTISFTGCLTQMYFFMLLVDLDNFLLAAMAYDRYIAICCPLHYAALLSPKRCAMLVLTPWIISNLVSVLHLSLLGLLNFCDQREIPHFFCDLEPILRLACSDTHINDLTILVFGGAVIFTPFVFIFVSYALIGCTILRIPSAKRKWKTFSTCGSRFSAXGSIVGVYFLPSSADSADRDKVSAIIYTVVTPMMNPFIYSLRNKDMKRALRRLLSRKTYFWRW, encoded by the exons ATGCACCAAGGAAACCAAACTATCTCCGAATTTTTCCTCCTGGGACTCGTGGTGGCATCTGAACAGCAGCAGCTCATCTTTATGCTGTTTCTGTGCATGTATCTGGTTACCATGGTGGGAAACTTATTTATCATCCTGGCTATTATCAATGATGTTCACCTCCACagccccatgtacttcttccttgcCAATCTATCCTTTACTGACATCTGCTTCACAACCACTACAATCCTCAAAATGTTGGCAGACATCCAAAGCCAGAGCCCAACCATCTCTTTTACAGGATGCCTTACACAAATGTACTTTTTTATGCTGCTGGTAGACCTGGACAATTTCCTCTTGGCAGCCATGGCTTATGACCGGTACATTGCCATCTGTTGCCCATTACACTATGCTGCATTACTGAGTCCCAAGCGTTGTGCCATGTTGGTATTGACTCCATGGATCATCTCCAATCTTGTCTCAGTACTGCATCTCAGTCTACTGGGCCTCTTGAATTTCTGTGATCAGAGAGAAATCCCACATTTCTTCTGTGACCTGGAACCCATTTTAAGGCTTGCTTGTTCAGACACCCACATCAATGACTTGACAATCCTAGTCTTTGGGGGAGCAGTTATCTTCACCCCATTCGTCTTCATTTTTGTCTCCTATGCCCTTATTGGTTGCACCATACTTAGGATTCCTTCAGCCAAGAGGAAGTGGAAAACATTTTCCACTTGTGGATCCCGTTTCTCAG GTGGCTCCATTGTTGGGGTctattttctcccctcttctgccgACTCAGCAGATAGGGATAAGGTGTCTGCCATTATATATACAGTTGTAACTCCCATGATGAACCCCTTCATCTATAGTCTAAGGAACAAGGACATGAAAAGAGCACTGAGGAGACTACTCAGCAGAAAAACCTATTTCTGGAGATGGTGA